GCAAGATAGACATCATCATCGGCACTCACCGGTTGGTAGGCAAAGACATTCAGTTCAACGACCTGGGCCTGTTGATTATAGATGAAGAACAAAAGTTCGGCGTATCCACCAAAGAGAAACTGAAACAGCTGAAAAGCAATATCGACACGCTCACGATGACCGCTACCCCTATTCCCAGAACGTTGCAGTTTTCGCTGATGGGGTCTCGCGATTTTTCCACCATAAACACGCCTCCCCCCAACCGTTATCCTGTACAAACGGAGGTTCACACGTTCGACGTGGAGGTGATGAAAGAGGCCATCAACTACGAGGTGAGCCGGAACGGGCAGGTTTTTATCGTCAACAACCGCATACAGAACATTTACGAAATGGAAGCGCTGCTCAGGCGCGAGGTCAAAGACATCCGTATTGCGGTAGCTCACGGACAGATGGATCCGAAAAAACTGGAAGCCATTATTGCCGATTTTCTGAATCACGAGTACGATGTGCTGCTGGCAACCACCATTATCGAATCGGGAATTGATATGCCCAACGTGAACACTATTATCGTTATCAACGCTCAAAACTTTGGGCTGAGCGACCTCCACCAACTTCGCGGACGCGTGGGAAGGAGTAATCGCAAAGCGTTCTGTTACCTGATGGCTCCACCGCTCTACACACTCAGCACCGATTCCCGGCGAAGGTTACAGGCTATTGAGAATTTCTCCGAGCTGGGCAGCGGCATTCACATCGCGATGCAGGACCTGGATATCCGGGGTGCCGGTAACCTGTTGGGTGCAGAACAAAGCGGATTTATTGCCGACCTGGGCTACGAGACGTACCAGAAGATCCTGGCAGAAGCCGTACAGGAATTGCGCAAGGAGGAGTTTACCGAACTCTATCGCGAACAACAGGAACTGAAGGCCGAAAGGGAAGAGGATTTTGTCGACGACGTGACCGTAGAGAGTGACCTGGAGCTGATGTTTCCGGTAGCCTATATCCCCAACGATGCCGAACGGGTAGCCATGTACCGCGAGTTGGACAACATGGAATCCGAGACACAAATCATGGATTTTACCCAACGGCTGGAAGACCGTTTTGGTAAAATCCCCGCACAAGGAAAAGAGCTTATCCGTATCGTGCGGCTTCGCCGGCTTGCTAAATCACTAGGTATCGAAAAGATTTTCCTGAAGACCGGCCGAATGACCCTCTTCCTTATCTCCGATACCGAATCGCCTTATTACCGCTCAACGGCTTTCGACAAACTGCTAAACTTTATCCAGACTCATCCGCGGGACTGCCAGCTACGGGAAGCCGGCAAAAAACGATCGGTAATCATCCGGAATGTAAAAACCGTTGAGGCAGCGATTGCGCTAATACAATCCATCCACTGACAAGTACCGTTCTCCCGTATCGTAATTGAACGTCAATATCCGCTTTTTCTCGGTCAGTTGCGACACTTTCTGCGCCACGGCAGCAATAGCCGCACCGGTGGAGATCCCTCCGAGAATACTCTCCTCTCGTGCTAGCCTACGGGCGTATATAAAGGCGTCTTCGTTGGATACTTTGATGACACTGTCGAGCACGTTCAGGTCCAACGTGTCGGGGATAAAGCCAGCTCCGATGCCTTGAATGGTATGCGGGCCGGGACTATCGCCGGAAATAACGGGAGAAGCCGCCGGCTCAACGGCAATGACCTGAATGGAAGGAAACTTCTTTTTTAGCTCTCTCCCCACTCCTGTAATGTGGCCACCGGTACCTACCCCCGTAATCAGGTAATCAAACCCTTCGGGAAAATCATTGAGTACCTCTTTTGCCGTCTTCTCTGCATGAACCGTTACATTGGCTTGGTTTTGAAACTGTTGTGGGATCCAGGATCCCGGAATTCCGGATTGAAGCTCCAGGGCTTTCTCAATGGCACCTTTCATCCCTTTCTCCCGGGGTGTCAACACCAGTTCCGAGCCAAAAAGCCCGATCAGGCGACGTCGTTCAACCGACATGGATTCGGGCATCACGATAATGACCTTATACCCTTTGTAGGCACCGACAAAAGAAAGCCCTACACCGGTATTTCCCGATGTGGGTTCTATAATGGTTCCTCCGGGCTTCAAGATCCCTTTTTTCTCCGCATCTTCAATCATTGCCAGAGCAATACGATCTTTGATACTCCCTACTGGATTTTGTCTTTCCAGTTTAATCCATACTTCGTGATGGGGGAACAACTTGCTCAAACGTACGTGAGGTGTATTCCCGATTGATTCCAGAATGTTGTTAAATCTCATTGTTGTTAATTTTAAAATGTTATGAATACCTTATATGTTTTTGTTTAAATGATAAAGTCAAGAGGCTGAACAAAGTTTTTTACCGTTCTGATCTTAACATCCACCGAGTTGTAAACCAGCGAATAGGGGATAACGCTTTGTGTCAACCACGCACCGCCACCAATGGTTGAGTCGTGCCCGATAACCGTCTCTCCTCCCAAAAGGGTAGCATTGGCATAAATAACCACATTGTCTTCCACTGTGGGATGCCGTTTTACATCCGACAGTTTTTTTTCCACGTAGAGCGCTCCCAGCGTTACGCCCTGATAGATTTTCACGTTGTCGCCTATTTCGGCAGTCTCACCAATCACAATCCCCGTGCCATGATCCAAAAATAAATTCTTGCCGATTTTAGCAGCGGGATGGATATCGATTCCGACTTTTGAGTGAGCATATTCACCAAAAAGGCGCGGGATAAGAGGTACACCCAACACATGCAGTTCGTGCGCCATCCGGTAGACACTCAGTGCAAAGAAACCGGGATAAGTGATGATTACTTCTTCGAGTGACTTGGCTGCCGGATCATTTTTGAGGTAGCATTTTGCATCTTCGTACAAAAGATCCTGAATTTCAGGAAACCGGCTGAAGAATTTATACACAGCTTCGTCTGCAAACTGC
This portion of the Petrimonas sulfuriphila genome encodes:
- a CDS encoding serine acetyltransferase; its protein translation is MIKKTFELINKFQPLPVQIPIDKCKLEEVVKTLFSQMFPVCERIDMGDIHEKLKDCARELSVNIARLKDQQFADEAVYKFFSRFPEIQDLLYEDAKCYLKNDPAAKSLEEVIITYPGFFALSVYRMAHELHVLGVPLIPRLFGEYAHSKVGIDIHPAAKIGKNLFLDHGTGIVIGETAEIGDNVKIYQGVTLGALYVEKKLSDVKRHPTVEDNVVIYANATLLGGETVIGHDSTIGGGAWLTQSVIPYSLVYNSVDVKIRTVKNFVQPLDFII
- the cysK gene encoding cysteine synthase A, which gives rise to MRFNNILESIGNTPHVRLSKLFPHHEVWIKLERQNPVGSIKDRIALAMIEDAEKKGILKPGGTIIEPTSGNTGVGLSFVGAYKGYKVIIVMPESMSVERRRLIGLFGSELVLTPREKGMKGAIEKALELQSGIPGSWIPQQFQNQANVTVHAEKTAKEVLNDFPEGFDYLITGVGTGGHITGVGRELKKKFPSIQVIAVEPAASPVISGDSPGPHTIQGIGAGFIPDTLDLNVLDSVIKVSNEDAFIYARRLAREESILGGISTGAAIAAVAQKVSQLTEKKRILTFNYDTGERYLSVDGLY